In Thioalkalivibrio paradoxus ARh 1, the following are encoded in one genomic region:
- a CDS encoding BCCT family transporter, with amino-acid sequence MAKLYRPQAFFASVNPTVFMASAIMVVLFVGFGVLFPATASRVFEEVHGLITEYLGWGYLLAVTVFLVFLVWLGFSRYGSIRLGQPDDRPEFSYGAWFAMLFSAGMGIGLVFWSVAEPIMHYQQPPHADGETAEAARQAMVYTFFHWGLHAWAVYVVLGLSVAYFSFRHRLPLTIRSIFYPLLGDRIYGPIGHAIDILAIFGTLFGLATSLGFGAMQLNTGLNVLVGLPVSHWYQVGIIAAITAVAVFSVLSGLDRGLKWVSIFNLSLAMAFMLFVLLAGPTLFLVRFLLDSTGSYLQQLIDLSLHTDAIGGSGWQKDWTMFYWAWWIAWSPFVGIFIARISRGRTIREFIVGVLGVPTLFVFTWLTIFGGTALYLELFEEGAGIAAAVAEDTTVALYATLEHLPWATLTSAIATLLIATYFITSSASGTYVIDALVSRGAIHSPKRQRVIWGITEGAVAATLLIVGGERALDSLQTASLTGGLPVAIILGFCCYSLLRALRREYRVEGVEPPWGR; translated from the coding sequence ATGGCGAAGCTCTACCGCCCGCAGGCGTTTTTCGCTTCCGTGAACCCGACGGTGTTCATGGCCTCGGCCATCATGGTCGTGCTGTTCGTGGGGTTCGGCGTGCTGTTTCCGGCGACCGCGAGCCGGGTGTTCGAGGAGGTCCACGGTCTGATCACCGAGTACTTGGGCTGGGGGTATCTGCTCGCGGTGACGGTCTTTCTGGTGTTCCTGGTCTGGCTGGGTTTCAGCCGCTACGGGTCCATCCGTCTCGGGCAGCCCGACGATCGTCCGGAGTTCAGCTACGGCGCCTGGTTCGCGATGCTGTTCAGCGCGGGCATGGGCATCGGCCTGGTGTTCTGGAGCGTGGCCGAGCCGATCATGCATTACCAGCAGCCGCCGCACGCCGACGGCGAGACGGCCGAGGCGGCGCGGCAGGCGATGGTGTACACGTTCTTCCACTGGGGCCTGCACGCCTGGGCGGTATACGTGGTGCTCGGGCTGTCGGTTGCCTATTTCAGCTTCCGGCACCGCCTGCCGCTGACGATCCGGTCGATTTTCTACCCATTGCTCGGCGACCGCATCTACGGGCCGATCGGCCACGCGATCGACATCCTCGCGATCTTCGGGACGCTGTTCGGACTGGCGACCTCGCTCGGCTTCGGCGCGATGCAGCTGAACACCGGGCTCAATGTGCTGGTGGGCCTGCCGGTGTCGCACTGGTATCAGGTCGGCATCATCGCGGCGATCACCGCGGTGGCCGTGTTCTCGGTGCTCTCGGGTCTGGATCGCGGGCTGAAGTGGGTGAGCATCTTCAACCTGTCGCTCGCGATGGCGTTCATGCTGTTCGTGCTGCTGGCCGGGCCTACGTTGTTCCTGGTGCGCTTCCTGCTCGACTCCACCGGCAGCTACCTGCAGCAGCTGATCGACCTGAGTCTGCACACCGACGCGATCGGCGGCTCCGGCTGGCAGAAGGACTGGACCATGTTCTACTGGGCATGGTGGATCGCCTGGTCGCCGTTTGTCGGCATTTTCATTGCCCGCATCTCGCGCGGGCGAACGATCCGCGAGTTCATTGTCGGCGTGCTCGGCGTGCCGACGCTGTTCGTGTTCACCTGGCTGACGATCTTTGGCGGCACCGCGCTGTACCTAGAACTGTTCGAGGAGGGCGCCGGTATTGCCGCGGCGGTCGCCGAGGATACGACCGTCGCGCTGTATGCGACCCTCGAACACCTGCCTTGGGCAACGCTGACCTCGGCCATCGCCACGCTGCTGATCGCGACCTATTTCATCACCTCTTCGGCCTCCGGCACCTACGTGATCGATGCGCTGGTTTCGCGCGGGGCGATTCACTCGCCCAAGCGCCAGCGCGTGATCTGGGGCATCACCGAGGGAGCGGTGGCGGCCACGCTGCTGATCGTCGGCGGCGAGCGCGCGCTCGACAGCTTGCAGACCGCCTCGCTGACCGGCGGCCTTCCGGTCGCGATCATCCTGGGTTTCTGCTGTTACAGCTTGCTGCGCGCGCTGCGGCGCGAGTACCGCGTCGAGGGGGTCGAGCCGCCCTGGGGTCGATGA
- a CDS encoding YbhB/YbcL family Raf kinase inhibitor-like protein — protein sequence MPWSATAPNENRLPALEIRDVPEAARSLALILEDLDSPLGGVTHWLVWNLPPGTDRVDALNLPREGRVGMDSFGKVGYLGPVPPEGVHRYRFRLLALDAELDLEAGAPRNLFDQAAAGHVLDEAELTGVIERSPPEAEI from the coding sequence ATGCCCTGGAGCGCGACGGCGCCGAACGAGAACCGGCTGCCGGCATTGGAGATCCGCGATGTGCCTGAGGCGGCGCGCAGCCTGGCGCTGATCCTGGAGGATCTCGATTCGCCATTGGGCGGGGTCACGCACTGGTTGGTGTGGAACCTGCCGCCCGGCACGGACCGGGTCGATGCGCTGAACCTGCCCAGGGAAGGCCGGGTCGGCATGGATTCGTTTGGCAAGGTCGGCTATCTAGGCCCGGTTCCCCCCGAGGGCGTGCACCGGTATCGGTTTCGTCTGTTGGCGCTGGATGCCGAACTCGATCTCGAGGCCGGTGCGCCCCGCAATCTGTTCGATCAGGCAGCGGCGGGGCATGTGCTGGACGAAGCCGAACTGACGGGCGTGATCGAGCGGTCACCGCCGGAGGCGGAGATCTGA